The following proteins come from a genomic window of Musa acuminata AAA Group cultivar baxijiao chromosome BXJ1-7, Cavendish_Baxijiao_AAA, whole genome shotgun sequence:
- the LOC135678104 gene encoding leucine-rich repeat extensin-like protein 6, which produces MSSTGFHGCLLRILFLSLPLLSLAENYPPPNPRLEKAYVALQAWKHAITADPKNLTHDWCGPHVCNYTGVYCAPALDNPHEFTVAGIDLNHGTLEGTLPEELGLLSDLALFHLNSNKFRGALPSSFKCLKLLYELDVSNNQLEGSFPSVVLELPSLKYLDIRYNRFCGDVPSCVYNLKLDALFINNNDFTFSIPDNIGNSPVSVLVFANNQISGCFPKSIGNMHETLRELIILNTGLRACIPPEIGMLRKLRVLDLSYNHLVGPLPESIGEMKKLEQLDVAHNKLSGKIPCSICDLPRLKNFTYSYNYFCEEPPSCLKIKTHDDRKNCFPFRPDQRPEEQCMAFLSKPRYCDSNGCIAHPPPPPPPPPPPPPPPVHHHY; this is translated from the coding sequence ATGAGCAGCACAGGGTTTCATGGGTGCTTGTTACgcatcctcttcctctctctccccctcctctCGCTGGCCGAGAACTATCCCCCACCCAACCCGAGGCTGGAGAAGGCCTACGTGGCTCTGCAGGCATGGAAGCACGCCATCACGGCTGACCCAAAGAACTTGACCCACGATTGGTGCGGTCCGCACGTCTGCAACTACACCGGCGTGTACTGCGCGCCGGCCCTCGACAACCCCCACGAGTTCACCGTCGCCGGCATCGACCTCAACCACGGCACCCTCGAGGGGACGCTACCGGAGGAGCTCGGCCTCCTCTCCGACCTCGCGCTCTTCCACCTCAACTCCAACAAGTTCCGCGGCGCCCTGCCGTCGTCCTTCAAGTGCTTGAAGCTCCTGTACGAGCTCGACGTGAGCAACAACCAGTTGGAGGGGTCGTTCCCCTCCGTCGTCCTGGAGCTGCCCAGCCTCAAGTACCTCGACATCCGCTACAACCGGTTCTGCGGCGACGTCCCCTCCTGCGTCTACAACCTCAAGCTCGACGCCTTGTTCATCAACAACAACGACTTCACCTTCTCGATTCCCGACAACATCGGCAACTCCCCCGTGTCGGTGCTCGTCTTCGCCAACAACCAGATCAGTGGCTGCTTCCCCAAGAGCATCGGCAACATGCACGAGACCCTCCGAGAGCTGATCATCCTGAACACCGGCCTCCGAGCGTGCATACCGCCGGAGATCGGGATGCTGAGGAAGCTGAGGGTGCTCGACCTGAGCTACAACCACCTGGTCGGCCCGCTGCCGGAGAGCATCGGGGAGATGAAGAAGCTGGAGCAGCTGGACGTGGCGCACAACAAGCTCTCGGGGAAGATACCATGCAGCATCTGCGACCTGCCGAGGCTGAAGAACTTCACCTACTCCTACAACTACTTCTGCGAGGAGCCACCGAGTTGCCTGAAGATCAAGACCCACGACGATCGCAAGAACTGCTTCCCGTTCCGTCCGGACCAGAGGCCCGAGGAGCAGTGCATGGCCTTCCTGTCCAAGCCGAGGTACTGCGACTCCAACGGGTGCATCGCGCACCCCCCACcgcctccaccaccacctcctccgccgccgccgccgcccgttCATCATCACTACTGA